In Microbacterium binotii, one DNA window encodes the following:
- a CDS encoding class I SAM-dependent methyltransferase, giving the protein MSPTPSGRITRGTTGTNRLRRVDRWIARHRSLRTAEPEPLVVDLGFGASGVTALELEARLHRIRPDVRVYGLEIDPARVARARAQLEAVREGATIFRPDARVSFARGGFEIPLPDRPRIIRAFNVLRQYDEDEVPAAWERMTSRLDAGGILVEGTCDELGRISTWVEIGPDALPRTLTISLRLTGLELPSIAAERLPKALIHRNVPGEGVHELLRALDAEWTRAAPLATFSPAQRWQAALAALAAGGWPLRQRARWRLGELTVPWERVAPR; this is encoded by the coding sequence ATGAGTCCTACGCCTTCGGGTCGCATCACCCGGGGCACGACCGGCACGAACCGTCTCCGCCGCGTGGACAGGTGGATCGCCCGCCACCGCTCGCTCCGGACCGCGGAGCCGGAGCCGCTCGTGGTGGATCTCGGCTTCGGCGCGAGCGGCGTCACCGCGCTGGAGCTCGAGGCTCGGCTGCACCGCATCCGTCCGGATGTCCGCGTGTACGGGCTCGAGATCGATCCCGCACGCGTGGCACGCGCTCGCGCGCAGCTCGAGGCCGTGCGCGAGGGGGCGACGATCTTCCGTCCCGACGCGCGAGTCTCGTTCGCCCGCGGCGGCTTCGAGATCCCGCTTCCGGACCGGCCGCGCATCATCCGCGCGTTCAACGTGCTCCGTCAGTACGACGAGGACGAGGTTCCGGCGGCGTGGGAGCGCATGACGTCGCGCTTGGATGCGGGCGGGATCCTCGTCGAGGGCACCTGCGATGAGCTGGGGCGCATCAGCACGTGGGTCGAGATCGGGCCCGACGCCCTCCCGCGCACGCTGACGATCTCGCTGCGGCTGACCGGTCTGGAGCTTCCCTCGATCGCGGCGGAGCGTCTGCCGAAGGCGCTGATCCACCGCAATGTGCCCGGTGAGGGCGTGCACGAGCTGCTGCGCGCGCTGGATGCGGAGTGGACACGCGCGGCGCCTCTGGCGACGTTCTCCCCCGCGCAGCGATGGCAGGCGGCGCTCGCCGCACTCGCGGCGGGCGGCTGGCCGCTGCGGCAGCGTGCGCGGTGGCGCCTGGGCGAGCTGACGGTGCCGTGGGAGCGGGTGGCGCCCCGCTGA
- the phoU gene encoding phosphate signaling complex protein PhoU gives MREVFQQSLDEVRVRLVEISELVTEAIEKATRAFGTSDVALAEEVIDNDSVIDDKAIELDELAIDILARQQPVASDLRTVVSALRISASLERMGDIAEHIAQLTRMRFPDRAIPKGLKGTFTKMGEIDVDVARKLTELLRTRDLDLAEQLRNEDDKLDELHVSVFEKVLSESWQGEAAATVDATLASRYHERFGDHAVSVAKKIVYLATGDWAPQPEAEPQI, from the coding sequence ATGCGCGAGGTTTTCCAGCAGTCCCTCGATGAGGTCCGTGTCCGGCTCGTCGAGATCTCCGAGCTCGTCACCGAGGCCATCGAGAAGGCGACGAGGGCGTTCGGAACGAGCGACGTCGCGCTCGCCGAAGAGGTCATCGACAACGACTCGGTGATCGACGACAAGGCGATCGAGCTCGACGAGCTGGCCATCGACATCCTGGCGCGTCAGCAGCCCGTCGCGAGCGACCTGCGCACGGTCGTCTCGGCACTGCGCATCAGTGCGTCACTCGAGCGCATGGGCGACATCGCCGAGCACATCGCGCAGCTGACCCGTATGCGTTTCCCGGACCGCGCCATCCCGAAGGGCCTGAAGGGGACCTTCACCAAGATGGGCGAGATCGACGTCGACGTCGCGCGCAAGCTCACCGAGCTGCTGCGAACCCGCGACCTGGATCTGGCCGAGCAGCTGCGCAACGAGGACGACAAGCTGGACGAGCTGCACGTCAGCGTGTTCGAGAAGGTGCTCAGCGAGTCCTGGCAGGGCGAGGCGGCCGCGACGGTCGACGCGACGCTGGCGAGCCGCTACCACGAGCGTTTCGGCGACCACGCGGTCTCGGTCGCCAAGAAGATCGTCTACCTGGCGACGGGCGACTGGGCCCCCCAGCCCGAGGCCGAACCGCAGATCTGA
- a CDS encoding YgfZ/GcvT domain-containing protein, translated as MIASPAGAITDGDVLLHVGDPMREQRALVRGTAVAPRAGRGVIAVTGVDRLSWLDSITTQALARLEPGVSTELLVLDPQGRVEHAAAVLDDGETTWLIADAGDAPALATWLGRMRFRLRVEVRDASTEVAVVGATDAGLALIRPLTVGETPLVWRDPWPAVTVGGAAYGPIEEHPGAQRSWNEALVDAVEASRLAELAASGEIGFAGELAVEALRVAAWRPRFADEVDERTIPHELDWLRTAVHLDKGCYRGQETVAKVHNLGHPPRRLVSLHLDGSAESLPARGDVVAVGDVEIGRITSAGRHYEDGPIALAVIKRTADTDTDVVVRTADGDVAASVTIVVPPDAGASAGVPRLPRLSRRR; from the coding sequence ATGATCGCTTCGCCCGCCGGCGCGATCACCGACGGTGATGTGCTGCTGCACGTCGGAGACCCCATGCGCGAACAGCGTGCGCTGGTGCGCGGCACGGCCGTCGCTCCGCGCGCGGGTCGCGGCGTCATCGCCGTCACGGGTGTCGACCGGTTGAGCTGGCTCGATTCGATCACGACCCAGGCGCTCGCGCGGCTGGAGCCCGGGGTGTCGACCGAGCTCCTGGTGCTCGATCCGCAGGGACGCGTCGAGCACGCCGCGGCCGTACTGGACGACGGCGAGACGACCTGGCTCATCGCGGACGCGGGTGACGCGCCCGCCCTCGCGACGTGGCTGGGCCGCATGCGCTTCCGACTGCGGGTCGAGGTCCGCGATGCTTCGACCGAGGTCGCGGTCGTGGGTGCGACGGATGCGGGGCTCGCCCTCATCCGCCCCCTCACCGTCGGCGAGACGCCGCTCGTCTGGCGGGACCCGTGGCCGGCGGTCACCGTCGGCGGCGCCGCGTACGGTCCCATCGAGGAGCACCCCGGAGCGCAGCGCAGCTGGAACGAGGCACTCGTGGATGCCGTCGAGGCCTCGCGGCTGGCGGAGCTGGCCGCATCCGGCGAGATCGGCTTCGCCGGCGAGCTCGCGGTCGAGGCGCTGCGCGTCGCCGCCTGGCGCCCCCGCTTCGCCGACGAGGTCGACGAGCGGACCATCCCGCACGAGCTCGACTGGCTGCGCACCGCCGTGCATCTCGACAAGGGCTGCTACCGCGGGCAGGAGACGGTGGCGAAGGTGCACAACCTCGGTCATCCGCCGCGCCGTCTGGTCAGCCTGCACCTCGACGGCAGCGCCGAATCCCTGCCCGCGCGCGGCGATGTGGTCGCCGTCGGCGACGTCGAGATCGGCCGCATCACCTCGGCCGGCCGTCACTACGAGGACGGGCCGATCGCTCTCGCCGTGATCAAGCGCACGGCCGACACCGACACCGACGTCGTGGTGCGCACCGCGGACGGCGACGTCGCCGCATCCGTCACCATCGTCGTGCCGCCGGATGCGGGCGCCAGCGCCGGCGTGCCGCGCTTGCCCCGACTCTCACGCCGGCGGTGA
- a CDS encoding sensor histidine kinase: MNSSQLALLALVMGVVLGASITLLIIGAMRARARVEARNSTAVPEGVPDVLSAMDDSALVVDGSGTVRAASASAEAFGIHVDEVVPDERIRELARAVRAGGISTASLTLRRSSSPAEPRLVSARATTISPKLVLIVIRDITERERVEQMRRDFVANTSHELKTPVGAVSLLAEAIESAADDPAQVRIFAGRLSAEAQRLASLTSRVMNLSRLQSADELAEVGDVSVDSVVTAACEAHALAAGSAGVTVVRGGTRGLYVRGDTQILTEALGNLVANAIAYSPSGSSVGIGVKQVHNAVEIAVTDRGIGISEADQQRVFERFFRSDQARSRRTGGTGLGLSIVKHAVQRHGGEVRVWSRVGRGSTFTIQLPIAMPPDDLEAVTPRGRRRPKKTKKTPAASTAAAPNPNGVTE, translated from the coding sequence ATGAACTCGTCGCAGCTCGCGCTGCTGGCCCTGGTCATGGGCGTCGTCCTCGGGGCGTCGATCACCCTCTTGATCATCGGCGCGATGCGCGCGCGGGCCCGCGTTGAGGCGCGCAACTCGACGGCCGTTCCGGAGGGCGTTCCGGACGTTCTGTCCGCGATGGATGACAGCGCGCTGGTGGTGGACGGTTCGGGAACGGTGCGTGCCGCATCCGCATCCGCAGAGGCCTTCGGGATCCACGTCGACGAGGTCGTGCCCGACGAACGCATCCGTGAACTCGCTCGCGCGGTGCGCGCGGGAGGGATCAGCACGGCGAGCCTGACGCTGCGCCGCTCCTCCTCTCCCGCGGAGCCCCGCCTCGTCTCGGCCCGCGCGACGACCATCTCGCCGAAGCTCGTTCTCATCGTCATCCGCGACATCACCGAGCGCGAGCGGGTCGAACAGATGCGCCGTGACTTCGTTGCGAACACCTCCCACGAGCTGAAGACGCCGGTGGGAGCGGTGAGTCTGCTCGCGGAGGCGATCGAGTCCGCGGCGGACGATCCCGCGCAGGTGCGCATCTTCGCCGGCCGGCTGAGCGCCGAGGCGCAGCGGCTGGCCTCGTTGACCTCTCGTGTCATGAACCTCTCCCGGCTGCAGTCCGCGGACGAACTCGCCGAGGTCGGCGACGTGTCGGTGGATTCCGTCGTCACGGCCGCCTGCGAGGCGCACGCGCTCGCCGCGGGCTCCGCCGGGGTGACGGTCGTGCGCGGCGGCACGCGAGGCCTGTACGTGCGCGGCGACACGCAGATCCTCACCGAGGCGCTCGGCAACCTGGTGGCCAACGCGATCGCGTATTCGCCCAGCGGTTCGAGCGTGGGCATCGGTGTGAAGCAGGTGCACAACGCCGTGGAGATCGCGGTCACCGATCGGGGCATCGGCATCTCCGAGGCCGATCAGCAACGCGTGTTCGAGCGCTTCTTCCGCTCGGACCAGGCGCGCTCCCGCCGCACCGGCGGCACGGGGTTGGGGCTGTCGATCGTGAAGCACGCGGTTCAGCGGCACGGCGGCGAGGTGCGCGTGTGGTCGCGCGTCGGACGCGGCTCGACGTTCACCATCCAGCTTCCGATCGCGATGCCGCCCGACGACCTCGAGGCCGTGACGCCCCGCGGCCGGCGCCGCCCCAAGAAGACCAAGAAGACCCCCGCCGCGTCCACAGCCGCGGCACCGAACCCGAACGGAGTCACCGAATGA
- a CDS encoding FABP family protein yields the protein MIELPTDLPADLAPLSWLLGVWEGTGVIDYEAGDHHFSGEFTHRVSFSHDGGDAVNYSATAWAGEGESRRLLVSEVGFWRIVRPQGPGDPGPGLLPAVSDEPARTADDVEALRTPEGGFEIAANIVHADGVSELYLGQIRGPRIDIATDAVIVAPGTKAYTAATRLYGLVDGHLLWAWDIAALGSELGSHASARLAKVD from the coding sequence ATGATCGAGCTCCCCACCGATCTGCCCGCCGACCTCGCACCCCTCTCGTGGCTCCTCGGAGTCTGGGAGGGGACAGGCGTGATCGATTACGAGGCAGGCGATCACCACTTCTCGGGTGAGTTCACGCACCGCGTGAGCTTCAGCCACGACGGCGGGGACGCCGTCAACTACTCCGCCACCGCCTGGGCCGGAGAGGGCGAATCACGGCGTCTGCTCGTGTCCGAGGTCGGTTTCTGGCGCATCGTGCGACCGCAGGGGCCCGGCGACCCCGGACCGGGCCTGCTTCCGGCCGTCTCCGACGAGCCGGCGCGCACGGCCGACGACGTCGAGGCGCTGCGCACACCCGAGGGCGGCTTCGAGATCGCCGCGAACATCGTGCACGCCGACGGCGTCAGCGAGCTCTACCTCGGACAGATCCGCGGTCCGCGCATCGACATCGCGACCGACGCGGTCATCGTCGCGCCCGGAACCAAGGCCTACACGGCCGCGACCCGGCTGTACGGCCTGGTCGACGGACATCTGCTCTGGGCGTGGGACATCGCCGCCCTCGGATCCGAGCTCGGCTCCCACGCATCCGCCCGCCTGGCGAAGGTGGACTGA
- a CDS encoding FUSC family protein codes for MTVPPGGADTTSVSTRLRERFDPRPALSRAVTDLPAIAQLTVAAMAAYVFSLFVLAHSAPVLAGTVAVSSLGLVRDARPRRVAETVGGMLLGIVISEILLRLVGPGWWQLGITLAVVVFVARALSPQPGFAIAAAIQGLIVLLFPMAPTEASWSRLADGAVGGVAALLVTALVPRNPRAEVLRDARTLFAAIDDATATLIRALEDGDRSRAERALEKARALDPLVRAWQESLDSAVAVARISPFLRRRRAELDRYRRVMTATDLAVRNLRVVARRSGYLIDDGVPRPIPADLLRSLARALALVGESLDDIAQQIPAREAARAVARHLDPAQLAPGASAGEHSVISALRPFAVDLLVATGLGEDEARAAMPRI; via the coding sequence GTGACCGTGCCCCCGGGCGGCGCCGACACCACGAGCGTGTCGACGCGGCTGCGAGAGCGCTTCGATCCGAGACCCGCTCTGTCCCGAGCCGTCACGGATCTGCCCGCGATCGCCCAGCTGACGGTGGCGGCGATGGCTGCCTACGTCTTCTCGCTCTTCGTGCTCGCTCACTCGGCCCCCGTGCTCGCCGGCACGGTGGCGGTGTCGAGCCTCGGCCTGGTGCGCGACGCGCGGCCGCGGCGCGTGGCCGAGACGGTGGGCGGGATGCTCTTGGGCATCGTCATCTCCGAGATCCTCTTGCGCCTGGTGGGCCCCGGCTGGTGGCAGCTGGGCATCACCCTCGCCGTCGTCGTGTTCGTCGCCAGGGCCCTGTCGCCGCAGCCCGGCTTCGCCATCGCCGCGGCGATCCAGGGGCTCATCGTCCTGCTGTTCCCGATGGCGCCGACGGAGGCGTCGTGGAGCCGGCTGGCGGACGGCGCGGTCGGCGGCGTCGCGGCACTTCTGGTGACTGCGCTTGTGCCCCGGAATCCCCGCGCGGAGGTGCTGCGCGACGCGAGGACCCTCTTCGCCGCGATCGATGACGCGACCGCGACCCTCATCCGTGCGCTCGAGGACGGGGACCGCTCGCGTGCGGAGCGTGCACTGGAGAAGGCGCGAGCGCTCGATCCGCTCGTGCGGGCCTGGCAGGAGTCGCTCGACTCGGCGGTCGCGGTCGCGCGCATCTCCCCGTTCCTGCGGCGGCGTCGCGCGGAGCTCGACCGATACCGCCGTGTCATGACGGCGACGGATCTCGCAGTGCGAAACCTCCGCGTCGTGGCGCGCCGATCCGGTTACCTCATCGACGACGGCGTCCCCCGCCCCATCCCCGCCGACCTGCTGAGATCGCTGGCGCGGGCCCTCGCCCTCGTGGGGGAGTCGCTCGACGACATCGCACAGCAGATCCCTGCGCGCGAGGCCGCGCGTGCCGTCGCGCGCCACCTGGATCCGGCACAGCTCGCACCGGGCGCCTCGGCGGGCGAGCACAGCGTCATCTCCGCCTTGCGGCCGTTCGCGGTCGATCTGCTCGTGGCGACCGGCCTCGGCGAAGACGAGGCGCGAGCCGCCATGCCCCGCATCTGA
- a CDS encoding phosphoglyceromutase, with product MTTPHTLILLRHGQSQWNELNLFTGWVDVRLTDQGKAEAARGGELLAEAGLLPDVVHTSLLSRAIQTANLALDAADRLWIPVKRTWRLNERHYGALQGKDKAETLAEFGQEQFMLWRRSFDVPPPPLDDASEFSQVNDPRYVGIDGEVPRTESLKLVIDRLLPYWSESIVPDLTAGKTVLVAAHGNSLRGLVKHLEGISDDDIAELNIPTGIPLVYRLDENLQALGKGEYLDPEAAAAGAAAVANQGK from the coding sequence ATGACCACCCCTCACACCCTGATCCTGCTGCGCCACGGCCAAAGCCAGTGGAACGAGCTCAACCTCTTCACCGGATGGGTCGACGTGCGCCTGACCGACCAGGGCAAGGCCGAGGCCGCCCGCGGTGGCGAGCTGCTCGCCGAGGCGGGGCTGCTGCCCGACGTCGTCCACACGTCGCTGCTGAGCCGCGCGATCCAGACCGCCAACCTCGCGCTCGACGCCGCCGACCGCCTGTGGATCCCCGTCAAGCGCACCTGGCGCCTCAACGAGCGCCACTACGGCGCCCTGCAGGGCAAGGACAAGGCCGAGACCCTCGCCGAGTTCGGCCAGGAGCAGTTCATGCTGTGGCGTCGTTCGTTCGACGTTCCGCCGCCGCCGCTCGATGACGCATCCGAGTTCAGCCAGGTGAACGACCCGCGCTACGTCGGGATCGACGGCGAGGTGCCGCGTACCGAGTCGCTCAAGCTCGTGATCGACCGACTCCTGCCGTACTGGAGCGAGTCCATCGTCCCCGACCTCACCGCCGGCAAGACGGTGCTCGTCGCCGCCCACGGCAACTCGCTCCGCGGCCTCGTGAAGCACCTCGAGGGCATCAGCGACGACGACATCGCCGAGCTCAACATCCCCACCGGAATCCCGCTGGTGTACCGCCTCGACGAGAACCTGCAGGCGCTCGGCAAGGGCGAGTACCTCGACCCCGAAGCAGCCGCGGCGGGCGCTGCCGCCGTCGCCAACCAGGGCAAGTAA